One Ethanoligenens harbinense YUAN-3 genomic window carries:
- a CDS encoding sucrose-specific PTS transporter subunit IIBC, producing the protein MNYNKLAEELLDLVGGEENISSVAHCATRLRFVLKDDAKAQTKKIAALDGVKGAFSSAGQYQVIIGQGAVNDAYDALVNRAHITESSVDEQKVAAAQKLNIVQRFCRMLSGIFVPIIPAIVACGLLMGLLNTLTSFKVIGTTSGLYQLLNMFSNAAFVFLPMIIAFSAAKTFKTNPFLAAVIGAIMIHPDLLNAWNLGLQKATTLNVFGLHIAMVGYQGTVIPVLIAVWVMSKIEHFVHKIVPNVLDILLTPFITVLLTGFITLAFIGPVGRLIGDGISFGLKDFYIAAGPIAGLIFGGFYSAIVITGIHHSFHAIEAGLLANPAIKINFLLPIWAMANVAQGGAALAVYFRTSNKKIKALAPPSALSCFLGITEPAIFGVNLRYGRPFIGGAIGGAIGGLYMGLMKVGMNGLGVTGIPGIAITSGWSMVNYTIGMGIAAGVAFLVTALIFQDKDLDADDDTPAPLVQTPAGQQA; encoded by the coding sequence ATGAATTACAACAAACTAGCCGAAGAGCTGCTCGATCTCGTCGGCGGAGAAGAAAACATCTCCAGTGTCGCACATTGCGCCACCCGCCTGCGCTTCGTTCTAAAAGACGACGCAAAAGCGCAGACCAAAAAGATCGCCGCGCTCGACGGCGTGAAGGGCGCGTTTTCCAGCGCGGGGCAATACCAGGTCATCATTGGCCAAGGCGCGGTGAACGACGCATATGATGCGCTGGTGAACCGGGCCCATATCACGGAATCCTCTGTGGATGAGCAGAAGGTAGCGGCCGCCCAGAAGCTGAACATCGTACAGCGTTTCTGCCGGATGCTCTCGGGCATCTTCGTGCCGATCATCCCGGCCATCGTGGCCTGTGGCCTGCTGATGGGCCTGCTGAACACCCTGACCAGCTTCAAGGTCATCGGCACCACCAGCGGTCTCTACCAGCTTCTGAATATGTTCTCCAACGCGGCGTTCGTCTTCCTGCCGATGATCATCGCGTTCAGCGCGGCCAAAACCTTCAAAACCAATCCATTCCTTGCCGCGGTCATCGGCGCCATCATGATCCACCCGGATCTGCTCAACGCATGGAACCTCGGCCTGCAAAAAGCAACCACGCTGAATGTTTTCGGCCTGCACATCGCCATGGTCGGCTATCAGGGCACCGTCATCCCGGTGCTCATCGCGGTCTGGGTAATGTCCAAAATCGAGCATTTTGTGCATAAGATTGTACCGAATGTGCTGGATATCCTGCTGACACCGTTTATCACCGTCCTGCTCACCGGCTTCATCACACTGGCGTTCATCGGTCCGGTCGGCCGCCTGATCGGCGACGGCATCTCCTTCGGCCTCAAAGACTTCTACATCGCGGCGGGTCCGATCGCCGGCCTGATCTTCGGCGGCTTCTATTCGGCCATTGTCATCACGGGCATCCATCACAGCTTCCACGCCATCGAGGCCGGGCTGCTCGCCAACCCCGCCATCAAGATCAACTTTCTGCTGCCCATCTGGGCCATGGCCAACGTTGCGCAGGGCGGCGCGGCGCTGGCTGTTTACTTCCGCACCTCCAATAAAAAAATTAAGGCCCTTGCCCCTCCGTCCGCTCTCAGCTGCTTCCTCGGCATCACTGAGCCGGCCATCTTCGGGGTAAACCTGCGTTACGGCCGTCCGTTCATCGGCGGTGCCATCGGTGGTGCAATCGGCGGTCTCTACATGGGCCTGATGAAAGTCGGCATGAACGGCCTTGGTGTCACCGGCATCCCGGGCATCGCAATCACCAGCGGCTGGAGCATGGTCAACTATACCATCGGCATGGGCATCGCGGCCGGCGTCGCGTTCCTGGTCACGGCCTTGATTTTCCAGGATAAAGACCTCGACGCCGACGACGATACACCTGCTCCGCTGGTTCAGACGCCGGCAGGGCAGCAGGCATGA
- a CDS encoding LacI family DNA-binding transcriptional regulator, with the protein MNIHDIAKLAGVSSTTVSRFLNNGYVSQSKREQIQKVIEKTGYAPLLGAQTMRTKRKKLIGVIIPKISSESVSRTVDGISEAIAEQEYQILLGNTSNDPEKELQYLSIFQTNTDGILFMATILTEKHRQMLRGMKIPVVLIGQRLEGFDCAYYDDFGAAGELASLLIRSGCRRPGFIGVTLEDRAAGLARQNGFLEAMREASVDVPNERMCYGPFTMESGRRSMEKLLAVCPDLDGVFCATDSIAVGAMQTLRAAGRKIPQHVAVVGVGDSQISGIIEPALTTVHYHYKTSGAKAAGMLLDRLEHNPHSPQQVSLGFEVVMRGSCRC; encoded by the coding sequence TTGAATATCCATGATATCGCCAAGCTTGCCGGAGTTTCCAGCACGACCGTGTCCCGTTTTTTGAACAACGGATATGTGAGCCAGAGCAAACGCGAACAGATTCAGAAAGTGATCGAAAAAACAGGGTATGCCCCTCTGCTTGGCGCCCAAACTATGCGGACCAAACGGAAAAAGCTGATCGGGGTAATCATTCCCAAAATCAGTTCGGAATCCGTCAGCCGGACGGTGGACGGCATCAGCGAAGCAATCGCTGAGCAGGAATATCAGATCTTGCTGGGCAACACGAGCAACGATCCGGAAAAGGAGCTGCAGTACCTTTCCATTTTCCAAACCAATACCGACGGTATTTTGTTCATGGCGACGATCCTGACCGAAAAGCACCGCCAGATGCTGCGCGGTATGAAAATCCCCGTGGTGCTGATCGGGCAGCGGCTGGAAGGCTTTGACTGCGCGTATTACGACGACTTCGGCGCGGCCGGAGAGCTGGCCTCTCTGCTGATCCGTTCGGGCTGCCGGCGGCCGGGGTTCATCGGCGTCACGCTTGAAGACCGCGCCGCGGGCCTTGCAAGGCAAAACGGCTTTCTGGAAGCCATGCGGGAAGCGTCGGTGGATGTCCCGAACGAGCGCATGTGCTACGGCCCGTTCACGATGGAGTCGGGCAGGCGGAGCATGGAAAAGCTGCTGGCCGTTTGCCCGGATCTGGACGGCGTGTTCTGCGCCACGGATTCCATTGCAGTAGGCGCCATGCAGACTCTCCGCGCGGCGGGGCGAAAGATCCCGCAGCACGTCGCGGTGGTCGGCGTGGGCGACAGCCAGATCTCCGGCATCATCGAACCGGCGTTGACGACCGTCCACTACCACTACAAGACCAGCGGGGCGAAAGCGGCCGGCATGCTGCTGGACAGGCTGGAACACAATCCCCATAGTCCGCAGCAGGTCTCTCTGGGATTTGAAGTGGTGATGCGCGGCAGCTGCCGCTGCTGA
- a CDS encoding tetratricopeptide repeat protein, whose product MFKKSTALCILAVATAAIFAACQKQTPQKTSAPSNTASRSAASAVSSSTSSAAASSSASSFPAPESDPLYVKAYGYYAADRYDDAISVCNQALAANPNCFWAYNVKGIATYFANGNSAAASCLNLIDKSTTIDPDYSYGYFNKALIQKGLKDWNDSLANFNKVLALKPGDTWSYYGIATVYADTDQTDQALQYLKLAIDTDPSGVKAQVQDDMNRHFSRLKDDPRFQALVGS is encoded by the coding sequence ATGTTCAAAAAAAGCACCGCCCTTTGCATTCTGGCTGTGGCCACGGCAGCCATTTTTGCCGCCTGCCAGAAACAAACACCCCAAAAAACCTCCGCGCCGTCCAATACGGCAAGCCGGAGCGCGGCAAGCGCCGTCTCGTCCTCCACTTCATCCGCCGCCGCGTCTTCTTCCGCGTCCTCTTTTCCAGCTCCGGAATCCGACCCGCTTTATGTCAAGGCATACGGGTACTATGCCGCCGACCGGTACGACGACGCAATCAGCGTCTGCAACCAGGCACTGGCTGCAAATCCAAATTGTTTTTGGGCATACAACGTCAAGGGCATCGCGACCTATTTCGCAAATGGAAACTCGGCGGCCGCTTCGTGCCTGAACCTGATCGACAAATCCACGACGATTGATCCGGATTACAGCTATGGCTATTTCAACAAAGCGCTGATCCAAAAAGGACTGAAGGACTGGAACGACTCCCTCGCCAATTTCAACAAAGTGCTTGCGCTCAAGCCGGGCGATACATGGTCCTACTACGGGATCGCGACGGTCTACGCCGATACCGATCAAACCGACCAGGCGCTCCAATACCTGAAGCTTGCGATCGACACCGACCCGTCCGGCGTCAAGGCACAAGTTCAGGACGATATGAACCGGCATTTTTCACGTTTGAAGGACGACCCCCGTTTCCAGGCGCTCGTGGGTTCCTGA
- a CDS encoding xanthine phosphoribosyltransferase: MERLKERILRDGRVKEGNIIKVDSFLNHQIDIALLNEIGREFKRLFDGEKITKILTIEASGIAIACITAQYFHVPVVFAKKAASQNIDGDVYTSAIMSFTHGNEYTAILEKRFLTPEDRVLILDDFLATGKAQLGMLDIAGQAGASVAGIGIVIEKGFQGGGDKLRAAGYNLQSLAIIDGMENCTIRFRD, from the coding sequence ATGGAACGGTTAAAAGAACGCATTCTCCGGGACGGCAGAGTCAAAGAGGGCAATATCATCAAGGTGGACAGCTTTTTAAATCATCAGATTGATATTGCTTTGTTAAATGAAATCGGGCGGGAATTCAAGCGGCTGTTCGACGGGGAAAAGATCACTAAAATCCTTACGATCGAAGCAAGCGGCATCGCCATTGCCTGTATTACGGCGCAGTATTTCCATGTGCCGGTGGTCTTTGCAAAAAAAGCGGCAAGCCAAAACATCGACGGGGATGTTTACACCTCCGCAATCATGAGTTTTACCCACGGGAACGAATACACCGCGATACTCGAAAAACGCTTTCTGACGCCCGAGGATCGGGTGCTGATCCTGGATGATTTTCTCGCCACCGGCAAAGCCCAGCTTGGTATGCTGGATATTGCCGGGCAGGCGGGCGCTTCTGTTGCCGGCATCGGCATCGTAATCGAGAAAGGGTTCCAGGGAGGCGGCGATAAGCTGCGTGCGGCGGGGTACAATCTGCAAAGCCTCGCAATCATAGACGGCATGGAAAACTGCACGATTCGGTTCCGGGATTGA
- a CDS encoding HAD family hydrolase: protein MKQFEYILFDLDGTVTDPKTGITKSIAYALEHFGITVEDLDEVTKCIGPPLKESFMQYYGFNELEADRAIAKYREYFGTTGLYENAVYAGMEHLLKTLADRDKTLMIATSKPTVYAVKILEHFGLMRYFQFISGSELDGTRTKKSEVIAHALEQNAVTDLSGVVMVGDRKHDILGAKEIGIASVGVLYGYGSLSELQNSGADFIAEGVGDLHRFFMGGRL from the coding sequence ATGAAACAGTTCGAGTATATCCTGTTCGATCTGGATGGAACGGTTACGGATCCGAAAACGGGGATAACCAAATCGATTGCGTATGCGCTTGAACATTTTGGCATAACCGTGGAAGATTTGGACGAGGTGACAAAATGCATAGGCCCGCCGCTCAAAGAATCTTTTATGCAATATTATGGATTCAACGAACTGGAAGCAGACCGGGCGATTGCAAAGTACAGGGAATATTTTGGAACGACCGGGCTTTATGAAAACGCTGTTTATGCCGGGATGGAGCATCTTCTGAAAACGCTTGCGGATAGGGACAAGACGCTGATGATTGCGACATCAAAGCCAACGGTCTATGCCGTGAAGATCCTTGAGCATTTCGGTTTGATGCGCTATTTTCAGTTCATTTCCGGCAGTGAACTCGACGGAACAAGGACAAAAAAGAGCGAGGTGATCGCGCATGCGCTGGAGCAGAATGCAGTCACCGATCTTTCGGGCGTTGTGATGGTCGGTGACCGCAAGCATGATATTCTCGGGGCAAAAGAGATCGGCATTGCGTCGGTCGGTGTTTTATATGGTTATGGCAGCTTGTCAGAGCTCCAAAACAGCGGCGCGGATTTTATCGCGGAAGGGGTTGGTGATCTGCACCGGTTCTTTATGGGCGGGCGGCTTTGA
- a CDS encoding helix-turn-helix domain-containing protein, translating into MDLALIGQTIKDRRIKMGKSIREIASACEISPSTISMIENGKTSPNLLTLKAVCDALNIPVFSLLLDEDEDRIRLVRRSNQITFIRNASNGQSLVERLIIQGKNEMFAATISVPPHTDSGDYAHHGGEEFVFVLKGTATYDLQGKRKYELSAYDTLYYPNYIGHRWENNTDEEVEILLVSTSPYKF; encoded by the coding sequence ATGGATTTGGCACTGATTGGGCAGACCATCAAGGACAGACGCATCAAAATGGGGAAATCAATCCGGGAAATTGCAAGCGCCTGTGAGATATCGCCAAGCACGATCAGCATGATAGAAAACGGGAAAACATCGCCCAATCTCCTGACACTGAAAGCGGTATGTGATGCATTGAACATCCCGGTCTTTTCTCTGTTGCTGGACGAAGACGAAGACCGGATACGGCTTGTGCGCAGAAGCAACCAAATCACCTTTATCCGCAATGCAAGCAACGGACAGTCCCTGGTGGAGCGTTTGATTATACAGGGAAAGAACGAAATGTTTGCCGCAACGATAAGTGTTCCGCCACACACCGATTCCGGCGACTATGCGCACCATGGCGGTGAGGAGTTTGTTTTCGTTTTAAAGGGAACCGCAACGTATGACCTGCAGGGAAAACGAAAATATGAGCTGAGCGCATACGATACATTATATTATCCCAATTATATCGGGCATCGTTGGGAAAACAATACGGACGAAGAGGTCGAAATCCTGTTGGTTTCAACCTCTCCATACAAATTTTGA
- a CDS encoding adenine deaminase gives MDKKLLDVAVGRQKADLVIKNGQLVNVFTKEIYRGGVAVAGEKIAAVGDIDYTIGENTRIIDAQGNYITPGFIDGHIHPESSNLSIRSFAEAVLRHGTTTIMTDLHELGVVGGLEAIEAVLKENTTDLKIYFVVPSHVPFSPFLETSGGKFDLQIVQKALSRPDAVGLSECVGQYITRGFPGLMESIEYAKAHGKSIHGHLPDIKGPELNMCVAAGVRTDHESLSGDDAVERLRAGCHLMIREGSAAKNLKDCLQGILKNKMDTSRVSIITDDLHTIDLVDKGHLDQAVREALADGVDFATAIQMVTLNAARAYELDDQLGGLAPGRWADINITSGPEDFQVETVISNGKLIALYDQMQVHYPKAVHDSRLLHTVTLKNPITPESFAIKAPDGANKVNVQVMDTLPFIPITVGREAALDVKDGVVQCDVAQDVLYIAQVERYGKNGNIGKAFMGGFHLTRGAIASSVGHDNHNIIVLGTNFEDMALAVNRVAELNGGQVVADGGQIRAELAYEICGLLSDLPADELADKKRELNRVIHDMGCPISIPFMFLSFICLAAIPSFAVTDHGFIDVLQQKVIDPIISYS, from the coding sequence ATGGACAAGAAGCTGCTGGATGTTGCGGTCGGTAGGCAAAAAGCGGATTTGGTCATTAAAAACGGACAATTGGTCAATGTGTTCACCAAGGAAATCTATCGGGGCGGAGTCGCCGTGGCCGGCGAAAAAATAGCGGCAGTGGGCGACATTGATTACACGATCGGCGAAAACACCCGGATCATTGATGCGCAGGGGAACTATATCACACCGGGCTTTATTGACGGGCATATTCATCCAGAGAGCAGCAATTTGTCCATTCGGTCCTTTGCGGAAGCGGTGCTTCGGCATGGGACGACGACCATTATGACCGATTTGCATGAATTGGGTGTGGTGGGCGGCTTAGAAGCCATCGAGGCGGTGCTCAAAGAAAATACGACTGATCTGAAAATTTATTTTGTTGTTCCCTCCCATGTGCCGTTTTCACCATTTTTGGAGACGAGCGGCGGGAAGTTTGATTTGCAGATCGTTCAGAAGGCATTGAGCAGGCCGGATGCGGTTGGATTATCCGAATGCGTGGGACAATACATAACGCGCGGGTTTCCTGGTTTGATGGAATCCATTGAATATGCCAAAGCCCATGGAAAATCGATCCATGGGCATCTCCCGGATATAAAAGGACCGGAGCTGAATATGTGTGTGGCGGCAGGTGTGCGCACGGATCACGAGTCGCTTAGCGGGGACGATGCGGTCGAACGTCTCCGGGCGGGCTGCCACCTGATGATTCGTGAAGGCTCCGCTGCCAAAAATCTGAAAGATTGCCTGCAGGGCATTTTGAAAAATAAGATGGATACGTCGCGTGTCAGCATAATCACCGATGATCTGCATACGATTGATCTGGTGGACAAAGGGCATCTGGATCAAGCGGTGAGAGAGGCTCTGGCGGACGGCGTTGATTTTGCGACCGCGATCCAGATGGTCACCCTGAACGCGGCAAGGGCGTATGAACTGGACGACCAGCTCGGCGGATTGGCGCCGGGACGATGGGCAGATATCAATATCACGTCTGGTCCGGAGGATTTTCAAGTGGAAACGGTTATCAGCAACGGGAAGCTGATCGCCCTGTATGATCAAATGCAAGTCCATTACCCAAAGGCTGTGCATGATTCGCGCCTGCTGCACACGGTGACCTTGAAAAACCCCATTACACCAGAAAGTTTTGCAATAAAAGCCCCTGACGGAGCAAACAAGGTAAACGTTCAGGTCATGGATACGCTCCCCTTTATACCGATTACAGTGGGCAGAGAAGCAGCCTTGGATGTAAAAGACGGCGTCGTCCAGTGCGACGTTGCACAGGATGTCCTGTATATCGCGCAAGTAGAGCGATATGGAAAAAACGGGAACATCGGCAAAGCGTTTATGGGCGGTTTTCATCTGACCCGCGGGGCAATCGCTTCTTCGGTCGGCCATGATAATCATAACATCATCGTCTTGGGCACGAATTTTGAGGATATGGCACTGGCGGTCAACCGGGTTGCCGAGTTGAACGGCGGGCAAGTGGTGGCGGATGGCGGACAAATCCGGGCGGAACTTGCATATGAAATATGCGGCCTGCTGAGTGATTTGCCTGCTGATGAGCTGGCAGATAAAAAGAGGGAATTGAATCGGGTGATCCATGACATGGGTTGCCCCATTTCGATTCCCTTTATGTTTTTGTCATTTATTTGTCTGGCCGCTATCCCGTCTTTTGCGGTGACGGATCATGGTTTTATTGATGTTTTGCAACAAAAGGTTATCGATCCGATCATCAGTTATTCATAA
- a CDS encoding AGE family epimerase/isomerase, with translation METILAPDCFQNPAWLKSQVFSILNFYYPRCMDDANEGYYNCFLDDGTICDPYNKHLVSTTRFIYDFSIGLILGRQPAWYKRGLERGIHYLQRYHLDPVNGGYYWMLRNRQVTDATKFAYGHAFVLLAAARAASAGFLQAERIVSYTYDVLEEHFWEPRYGLYRDQMSADWSKVSPYRGQNANMHLCEAMIAAYEATGESKYLARAHTLAQNVTVGLASQSDGWIWENFYPDWSIDWTYIERDPFLVQFRPTGFVPGHQIEWSKLLLILDRYAHESWMRERSDFLYRAGFSRGADEEYGGIFYLLSPQWDVIDPRKMHWVQAEAIGASALRAVRPGSECSWETYTVMFSYCWSHLIDTVYGGWYNILSREGVRLSDVKSPLTKTDYHPISNCYETLRALGVA, from the coding sequence ATGGAAACCATATTGGCCCCGGACTGTTTTCAAAACCCGGCGTGGTTGAAAAGCCAAGTTTTCAGTATTCTGAATTTTTATTATCCCCGCTGCATGGACGATGCAAATGAAGGCTATTATAACTGTTTTCTGGATGACGGAACCATCTGCGATCCGTATAATAAGCATCTCGTCAGCACCACTCGGTTTATCTATGACTTCAGCATCGGATTGATATTGGGCCGGCAACCTGCCTGGTATAAGCGCGGGTTGGAAAGGGGCATCCACTACCTGCAGCGGTATCATCTCGATCCGGTGAACGGCGGGTATTACTGGATGCTCCGGAACCGGCAGGTGACGGATGCAACCAAATTCGCATATGGCCACGCTTTTGTGCTGCTCGCGGCGGCGCGGGCGGCAAGTGCGGGCTTTCTGCAGGCGGAGCGGATCGTTTCCTATACCTACGACGTGCTGGAGGAGCATTTCTGGGAGCCGCGCTATGGCCTGTACCGGGATCAGATGAGCGCGGACTGGTCGAAAGTATCCCCCTACCGCGGGCAGAACGCAAACATGCATCTGTGCGAAGCCATGATTGCCGCCTATGAAGCGACTGGTGAATCGAAATATCTTGCTCGCGCCCACACCCTTGCGCAGAATGTGACGGTTGGGCTTGCGTCGCAGTCGGACGGTTGGATCTGGGAAAATTTCTACCCGGACTGGAGCATTGACTGGACTTATATTGAGCGGGATCCATTCCTTGTGCAGTTCCGCCCAACAGGGTTCGTGCCGGGTCATCAGATTGAATGGAGCAAGCTTCTGCTGATCCTAGATCGCTATGCGCACGAAAGCTGGATGCGGGAGCGTTCCGATTTTCTTTACCGTGCCGGGTTCAGTCGTGGAGCGGATGAGGAGTACGGCGGCATCTTTTACCTGCTTTCCCCTCAGTGGGATGTGATCGATCCCCGCAAAATGCACTGGGTGCAGGCCGAGGCGATTGGGGCGTCCGCACTGCGGGCCGTCCGTCCGGGCAGCGAGTGCTCTTGGGAAACCTACACGGTGATGTTTTCTTATTGCTGGTCTCATCTGATCGACACGGTATACGGCGGGTGGTACAATATTTTGAGCCGCGAAGGAGTCCGGTTAAGCGATGTGAAA